In a genomic window of Bordetella petrii:
- a CDS encoding ABC transporter ATP-binding protein encodes MKKVSVECRNIRLSYGSTEVLKDVNIQIEPGEFFALLGPSGSGKSTLLRLIAGFNRHSHGQLLVDGKDISATPPWGRNIGMVFQNYALWPHMTVWDNVAFGLVERRMGRAEIRAKVGAALELVGLSQYARRRPNQLSGGQQQRVALARTIVIEPQVLLLDEPLSNLDKKLRVQMRQDLLSLQRRLGITTIFVTHDQEEAMTTADRMAVLDHGVVQQIGAPTTLFDFPVNRFVANFVGTMNVLEGAVRERSSSSLVLAVPGVGDLHLPLSSDAPEADRLAASFRPHTVLIDMADGVGDARYVWLPGVVEASEFLGEFTRYQVQVGDQRVTADQSHLAGLSPFPVGAPVSIGLEPSQIRLLAA; translated from the coding sequence ATGAAGAAAGTCAGCGTCGAATGCCGCAATATCCGGCTGTCTTATGGCAGCACGGAAGTCCTGAAAGACGTCAACATCCAGATCGAGCCCGGCGAGTTCTTCGCCCTGCTGGGACCATCCGGCTCGGGGAAGTCCACCTTGCTGAGGCTGATCGCAGGCTTCAACCGGCACAGCCACGGGCAGTTGCTGGTCGACGGCAAGGACATCAGCGCCACGCCGCCCTGGGGACGCAATATCGGCATGGTGTTCCAGAACTACGCGCTGTGGCCGCACATGACGGTGTGGGACAACGTCGCCTTCGGGCTGGTCGAGCGCCGCATGGGCCGTGCCGAGATCCGCGCCAAGGTCGGGGCCGCGCTGGAGCTGGTCGGCCTGTCGCAGTATGCCAGGCGGCGTCCCAACCAGCTGTCGGGCGGCCAGCAGCAGCGCGTGGCGCTGGCTCGCACCATCGTCATCGAGCCGCAGGTGCTGCTGCTGGACGAGCCGCTGTCCAACCTGGACAAGAAGCTGCGGGTGCAAATGCGCCAGGATCTGCTCAGCCTGCAGCGGCGCCTGGGCATCACCACGATTTTCGTCACGCACGACCAGGAAGAAGCCATGACCACGGCGGACCGCATGGCGGTGCTGGACCACGGTGTGGTGCAGCAGATCGGCGCGCCCACCACCCTGTTCGACTTTCCGGTCAACCGCTTCGTGGCGAATTTCGTGGGCACCATGAATGTGCTGGAAGGCGCGGTGCGCGAGCGCAGCAGCAGCAGCCTGGTGCTGGCCGTGCCGGGCGTGGGCGACCTGCACCTGCCGCTGAGCAGCGACGCCCCGGAGGCCGACCGGCTGGCCGCCAGCTTCCGGCCGCACACGGTGCTGATCGACATGGCGGACGGGGTGGGCGATGCGCGCTATGTGTGGCTGCCGGGGGTGGTGGAAGCCAGCGAGTTCCTGGGCGAGTTCACCCGCTACCAGGTGCAGGTGGGCGACCAGCGCGTCACGGCCGACCAGTCGCATCTGGCGGGTTTGTCGCCATTTCCGGTGGGGGCGCCGGTTTCCATTGGGCTGGAACCCTCTCAGATACGTCTGCTGGCGGCATAA
- a CDS encoding DUF4149 domain-containing protein, with translation MPNLARILVRLIAALWCGALWSIGALVAPTLFSLLDAADAAKVVAPLFRVLAMGGLGGAVFMLILDRLAHGQALQGPGRRTVLLMAVGTGLGYFGLMALMNHARELAAAGQAVPAWADPGLLHDVSGGIYFLVALAALRLVAAVR, from the coding sequence ATGCCCAACCTGGCCCGTATCCTCGTCCGCCTGATCGCGGCGCTGTGGTGCGGTGCGCTATGGAGCATCGGCGCGCTCGTCGCGCCCACCTTGTTTTCCTTGCTGGATGCCGCCGACGCGGCCAAGGTCGTCGCCCCATTGTTCCGGGTGCTCGCCATGGGCGGGCTGGGGGGCGCGGTATTTATGCTGATTCTCGACCGCCTGGCGCACGGCCAGGCGTTGCAAGGCCCCGGGCGCCGCACCGTCCTGCTGATGGCGGTGGGCACCGGCCTGGGGTATTTCGGCCTCATGGCCCTCATGAACCATGCCCGGGAGCTGGCCGCCGCCGGGCAGGCAGTGCCGGCCTGGGCAGACCCGGGCCTGCTGCACGATGTGTCCGGCGGAATTTACTTCTTGGTGGCCTTGGCGGCCCTGCGGCTGGTGGCCGCGGTACGCTGA
- a CDS encoding histidine phosphatase family protein: MTEIWFIRHGETSWNREGRLQGWQDIDLNAAGREQAAQLAARIGAAGQAFGALYSSDLRRAYATAEPLSAGLGLRLRSEPGLRERSYGVLEGLDLGRIDELAPEAAAARKSRDPHRPLEGGESLGQFQARIIATVDDLAARHSGECILAVTHGGVLDIIWRHACGVTLDGERAVPLLNASINRIGVEGRRWQVLEWGDVGHLDAESASDVVP, encoded by the coding sequence ATGACTGAAATCTGGTTTATCCGCCACGGCGAAACTTCGTGGAACCGCGAGGGCCGCCTGCAGGGCTGGCAAGATATAGACCTCAATGCCGCCGGGCGTGAGCAGGCCGCGCAACTGGCGGCGCGCATCGGCGCCGCGGGGCAAGCGTTCGGCGCGCTGTACAGCAGCGACCTGCGGCGCGCCTATGCGACAGCCGAGCCGCTGTCGGCCGGGCTCGGCCTGCGGCTGCGCAGCGAACCCGGGTTGCGCGAGCGCAGTTACGGCGTCCTGGAAGGCCTGGATCTGGGCCGCATCGACGAGCTGGCGCCCGAAGCCGCGGCCGCCCGCAAGAGCCGCGATCCGCACCGCCCGCTAGAAGGCGGGGAGTCGCTGGGGCAGTTCCAGGCGCGCATCATCGCCACTGTCGACGACCTGGCGGCACGCCATTCGGGGGAATGCATTCTGGCCGTGACGCACGGCGGCGTGCTGGACATCATCTGGCGGCACGCATGCGGAGTCACGTTGGACGGCGAGCGCGCGGTGCCGCTGCTTAATGCCAGCATCAACCGCATCGGGGTCGAGGGACGGCGCTGGCAGGTGCTGGAATGGGGCGACGTGGGGCATCTGGATGCGGAGTCGGCCAGCGATGTGGTGCCTTGA
- a CDS encoding solute carrier family 23 protein, with amino-acid sequence MSDSYFPRWKLADETVPGAVIAPDERLSWPKNVAMGAQHVVAMFGSTVLAPLIMGFDPNVAILMSGIGTLIFFLFVGGRVPSYLGSSFAFIGGVVAVTGYAGAGPNANIGVALGAIIACGLAYALIGVVVWFANARAGGGANWIEALMPPVVTGAVVAVIGLNLAPIAAKGAMGASGFDAAMAIVTILCVGGIAVYTRGTVQRLLILVGLLLACVIYALCANVLGLGKPIDFSGVAAAAWVGLPHFTAPVFQTQAMGLIVPVAIILVAENLGHIKAVSAMTGQNLDRYLGRAFVGDGVATMVSGAVGGTGVTTYAENIGVMAVTRIYSTLVFVLAALIAIVLGFSPKFGALIQTIPAPVLGGMSVVVFGLIAVAGARIWVVNQVDFSNNRNLIVAAVTLVLGAGDFTIKLGDFTLGGIGTATFGAIILYALLQHSGRRVV; translated from the coding sequence ATGTCCGATTCTTATTTCCCGCGCTGGAAGCTGGCCGACGAAACCGTGCCCGGCGCCGTCATCGCGCCCGACGAACGCCTGTCCTGGCCGAAGAACGTCGCCATGGGGGCCCAGCACGTGGTCGCCATGTTCGGGTCGACGGTACTGGCGCCCCTGATCATGGGCTTCGACCCCAACGTCGCCATCCTGATGTCGGGCATCGGCACGCTGATCTTCTTCCTGTTCGTGGGCGGGCGCGTGCCCAGCTACCTGGGCTCCAGCTTTGCCTTCATCGGCGGCGTGGTCGCCGTCACGGGTTATGCGGGCGCCGGCCCCAACGCCAATATCGGCGTGGCGCTGGGGGCTATCATCGCCTGCGGCCTGGCCTATGCGCTCATCGGCGTGGTGGTGTGGTTCGCCAATGCGCGCGCCGGCGGCGGCGCCAACTGGATCGAGGCGCTGATGCCGCCGGTGGTCACGGGCGCGGTGGTGGCGGTCATTGGCCTGAACCTTGCCCCGATCGCCGCCAAGGGCGCCATGGGCGCCTCGGGCTTCGACGCGGCCATGGCCATCGTCACCATCCTGTGCGTGGGCGGCATCGCCGTATACACGCGCGGCACTGTGCAGCGCCTGCTGATTCTGGTGGGCCTGCTGCTGGCCTGCGTCATCTATGCGCTCTGCGCCAACGTGCTGGGGCTGGGCAAGCCCATCGACTTCTCAGGCGTCGCGGCGGCAGCGTGGGTCGGCCTGCCGCACTTCACCGCGCCGGTATTCCAGACCCAGGCCATGGGCCTGATCGTGCCGGTGGCCATCATCCTGGTGGCCGAGAACCTGGGCCACATCAAGGCGGTCAGCGCCATGACCGGCCAGAACCTCGACCGCTACCTGGGCCGGGCGTTTGTGGGCGACGGCGTGGCCACCATGGTGTCGGGGGCCGTGGGCGGCACCGGCGTCACCACTTATGCCGAGAACATCGGCGTCATGGCCGTGACGCGCATCTATTCCACGCTGGTCTTCGTGCTGGCCGCCCTGATCGCCATCGTGCTGGGCTTTTCGCCGAAGTTCGGCGCCCTCATCCAGACCATTCCCGCCCCGGTGCTGGGCGGCATGTCGGTGGTCGTGTTCGGGCTGATCGCCGTGGCCGGCGCGCGCATCTGGGTGGTCAACCAGGTCGATTTCAGCAACAACCGCAACCTCATCGTGGCTGCCGTCACCCTGGTGCTGGGCGCGGGCGACTTCACCATCAAGCTGGGCGACTTCACCCTGGGCGGCATCGGCACCGCGACCTTCGGCGCCATCATCCTGTACGCGCTCCTGCAACACAGCGGCCGCCGCGTCGTGTAA
- a CDS encoding YhbY family RNA-binding protein has protein sequence MPILELTSRERSDLRSAAHPLRPVVLIGDNGLTDAVLKEIDRALASHGLIKVRAGGSDRDEREAMLASICDALSCAPVHHLGKMLILFRPLPGNVAEPAEGATARRKPSEPHTPKKLAAEGKTLAKPRRAPARKAAAEPAKPARGSLNQAGRPLRPTTKKTASAAPHGIPRRAGSALSLRAGARSGIQRTAATSRRAAKATKK, from the coding sequence ATGCCTATATTAGAACTCACCTCACGCGAGCGCAGCGATTTGCGCTCGGCCGCCCACCCGCTGCGCCCGGTCGTCCTGATCGGCGACAACGGGCTGACCGACGCGGTCCTGAAAGAAATCGACCGCGCCCTGGCTTCCCATGGGCTGATCAAGGTGCGCGCCGGCGGCAGCGACCGCGACGAGCGTGAGGCCATGCTGGCCTCCATCTGCGATGCCCTGTCGTGCGCGCCGGTGCACCACCTGGGCAAAATGCTTATTTTGTTCCGTCCGCTGCCCGGCAATGTGGCCGAACCCGCCGAAGGCGCTACGGCCCGCCGCAAGCCGTCGGAACCGCACACGCCCAAGAAACTGGCCGCCGAAGGCAAGACTTTGGCCAAACCGCGCCGGGCGCCTGCCCGCAAGGCGGCCGCCGAGCCCGCCAAGCCGGCCCGCGGCAGCCTGAACCAGGCCGGCCGCCCCCTGCGCCCCACTACCAAGAAAACCGCGTCGGCGGCGCCGCATGGCATTCCGCGCCGCGCCGGCAGCGCGCTGAGCCTGCGCGCGGGCGCGCGCAGCGGCATTCAGCGTACCGCGGCCACCAGCCGCAGGGCCGCCAAGGCCACCAAGAAGTAA
- the greA gene encoding transcription elongation factor GreA: MSAIPLTARGAERLQAELHRLKTVERPAVINAIAEARAQGDLSENAEYDAARERQGFIEGRIAELEGTLSNAHIIDPAALDADGRAVFGATVDIEDLDSGDRLSYQIVGDVEADIKSNLISVSSPVARALIGKSEGDVVEVKAPSGVREYEVLGVRYI; this comes from the coding sequence ATGTCTGCCATTCCTTTGACCGCGCGCGGGGCCGAGCGCTTGCAAGCCGAGCTCCATCGGCTGAAAACCGTCGAGCGCCCTGCAGTGATCAACGCCATCGCCGAGGCTCGCGCCCAGGGTGATCTGTCGGAAAATGCCGAATACGATGCCGCCCGCGAACGCCAGGGCTTCATCGAAGGACGCATTGCCGAGCTCGAGGGCACGCTTTCCAATGCGCACATCATCGACCCCGCCGCGCTCGACGCCGACGGCCGCGCCGTGTTCGGCGCCACGGTCGACATCGAAGACCTCGATTCGGGCGACCGCCTGTCGTACCAGATCGTGGGCGACGTCGAAGCCGACATCAAGTCCAACCTGATCTCGGTGTCCAGCCCCGTGGCGCGCGCCCTGATCGGCAAGTCCGAAGGCGACGTCGTTGAAGTCAAGGCGCCGTCGGGCGTGCGCGAGTACGAAGTGCTCGGCGTCCGTTACATCTGA
- a CDS encoding ABC transporter permease, which yields MTFASHSRLPAGPLLAALLVLAFLALFLAVPVGTVFYSAFINADGSFTLGHFGAFFAQPLMQEAFFNSLYVAGWSALLASLIAVPLAYFTVRFEFRGALLIQTLGVLPLIMPPFVGAVAMQLIFGRSGTVNLLLDDWFGFTLPFMEGLNGVIFVESLHYFPFILMNLVVALRNIDGSMEEAAFNLGSRGFRLFRRVIFPLALPGYVAGASLVFVKVFDDLGTPLVLGTTNMLAPQAYLRITQVGLEDPLGYVISVIMIGFSILALWLSARVLKGKDYSTLQKGGNSIHKRRLGPGESVLAYGWIALVLLLVLSPHIGVLLLSLATVWSYAPLPDGYTLAHYAAVFTESHSMITNTLLYCGLAAGVDVILGTAIAYLMLRTRLPGRQWLDFLASAALAIPGIVLAIGLLRTFRGVEFPLTDTLITSSWLLIMIAYSVRRLPYALRSCVAALQQINVSLEEAAQSLGASRLSTIRRVVVPLMAGGMLAGFVTSFITAAVELSATIMLVTRDSQAPMSYGIYLYMQSAAGRGPGAALGVLAVAAVGIGTYVSHLLVERASARQRPARNEESA from the coding sequence ATGACGTTCGCGAGCCACTCGCGCCTGCCGGCCGGACCGCTGCTGGCGGCCCTGCTGGTGTTGGCCTTCCTGGCCCTGTTCCTGGCCGTGCCGGTGGGCACGGTGTTCTACAGCGCCTTCATCAATGCCGACGGCAGCTTCACGCTGGGGCATTTCGGCGCGTTCTTCGCCCAGCCCCTGATGCAGGAGGCATTCTTCAACAGCCTGTACGTGGCGGGCTGGTCGGCGCTGCTGGCGTCGCTGATCGCGGTGCCGCTGGCGTACTTCACGGTGCGCTTCGAGTTTCGCGGCGCGTTGCTGATCCAGACGCTGGGCGTGCTGCCGCTGATCATGCCGCCGTTCGTCGGCGCAGTGGCCATGCAGCTGATCTTCGGCCGGTCGGGCACGGTGAACCTGCTGCTGGACGACTGGTTCGGTTTCACCCTGCCGTTCATGGAAGGCCTGAACGGCGTCATTTTCGTCGAGTCGCTGCACTACTTTCCGTTCATCCTGATGAACCTGGTGGTGGCGCTGCGCAATATCGACGGCTCGATGGAAGAAGCCGCCTTCAACCTGGGTTCGCGCGGGTTCCGGCTGTTCCGCCGGGTGATCTTCCCGCTTGCCCTGCCCGGTTATGTGGCCGGCGCCTCGCTGGTGTTCGTGAAGGTTTTCGACGACCTGGGCACTCCGCTGGTGCTGGGCACCACCAACATGCTGGCCCCGCAGGCCTACCTGCGCATCACCCAGGTGGGCCTGGAAGACCCGCTGGGCTATGTAATTAGCGTGATCATGATCGGGTTCTCGATCCTGGCGCTATGGCTGTCGGCCCGCGTGCTCAAGGGCAAGGACTATTCCACCCTGCAGAAGGGCGGCAACTCGATCCACAAGCGCCGGCTCGGCCCGGGCGAAAGCGTGCTGGCTTACGGCTGGATCGCCCTGGTGCTGCTGCTGGTGCTGTCGCCGCACATCGGCGTGCTGCTGCTATCGCTGGCGACGGTCTGGAGCTACGCGCCACTGCCTGACGGCTACACCCTGGCGCACTATGCGGCGGTATTCACCGAATCGCACAGCATGATCACCAATACCTTGCTGTACTGCGGGCTGGCCGCCGGCGTGGACGTCATACTGGGCACGGCCATCGCCTACCTGATGCTGCGCACCCGCCTGCCTGGCCGCCAGTGGCTGGACTTCCTGGCATCCGCCGCCCTGGCCATACCCGGCATCGTGCTGGCCATCGGCCTGCTGCGCACGTTTCGCGGGGTCGAGTTCCCGCTGACGGACACGCTGATCACGTCGTCGTGGCTGCTGATCATGATTGCATATTCGGTGCGGCGCCTGCCTTATGCCCTGCGCTCTTGCGTGGCCGCGCTGCAGCAGATCAATGTGTCGTTGGAAGAAGCGGCGCAGTCGCTGGGCGCCAGCCGGCTGAGCACCATCCGGCGCGTGGTGGTGCCGCTGATGGCGGGCGGCATGCTGGCCGGTTTCGTCACCAGCTTCATCACGGCCGCCGTCGAGCTGTCGGCCACCATCATGCTGGTGACGCGCGACAGCCAGGCGCCCATGAGCTACGGCATTTACCTGTACATGCAGAGCGCCGCCGGGCGCGGCCCCGGCGCGGCGCTGGGCGTGCTGGCCGTGGCCGCGGTGGGTATTGGCACATATGTATCGCACCTGCTGGTCGAGCGCGCCTCGGCGCGCCAGCGGCCGGCGCGCAACGAGGAATCCGCATGA
- a CDS encoding LysR family transcriptional regulator: protein MEIYQIRAFVTVARLGNLTKAAGALSLTQPAVTAQIKALEQSLGVALFERAGGRLTLAKAGEALLPTAEALLTLGAQFKAEAQQLQGSLHGAVDLGVPSEQPDFLRLGELASAVLEHLPLVELKTITLPTTALHDQVSSGRLHGALTIAANPPRATHWMPLRSVRYRIALPSALANELKRGGWREVSQLPWLDGPAGCHTHLLLRDMFERHGMTPRVVMQHDDQANLDALVRAGAGCALLREETALAGAASGDFIVWGQAHADATLGFMTPHERASEPVLVALISLMQKIWKFRRPAADSPPLD, encoded by the coding sequence ATGGAAATCTATCAGATCCGCGCCTTCGTCACGGTTGCCCGGCTGGGCAACCTGACCAAGGCCGCGGGCGCGCTGTCGCTGACGCAGCCGGCCGTCACCGCCCAGATCAAGGCGCTGGAACAAAGCCTGGGCGTGGCGCTGTTTGAACGCGCCGGCGGACGCCTGACGCTGGCCAAGGCCGGCGAAGCGCTGCTGCCCACTGCCGAGGCGCTGCTGACGCTGGGCGCGCAGTTCAAGGCCGAAGCCCAGCAATTGCAGGGCAGCCTGCATGGGGCGGTAGACCTGGGTGTGCCCAGCGAGCAGCCGGATTTCCTGCGCCTGGGCGAACTGGCCTCGGCGGTGCTGGAACATTTGCCGCTGGTCGAACTGAAGACCATTACTTTGCCGACCACGGCGCTGCATGACCAGGTAAGCAGCGGGCGGCTGCACGGCGCCCTGACCATCGCGGCCAACCCGCCGCGCGCGACGCACTGGATGCCGCTGCGCAGCGTGCGCTACCGGATTGCGCTGCCCTCGGCGCTGGCCAACGAGCTCAAGCGCGGCGGCTGGCGCGAAGTGTCGCAACTGCCATGGCTGGACGGCCCGGCCGGCTGCCACACGCATTTGCTGCTGCGCGACATGTTCGAGCGGCACGGCATGACGCCGCGCGTGGTGATGCAGCACGATGACCAGGCCAACCTGGATGCGCTGGTGCGCGCGGGCGCGGGTTGCGCGCTGCTGCGCGAAGAAACCGCCCTGGCCGGCGCGGCCAGCGGCGACTTCATCGTCTGGGGCCAGGCGCACGCGGACGCCACGCTGGGTTTCATGACGCCGCACGAACGCGCCAGCGAACCTGTGCTGGTCGCGTTAATCTCTCTCATGCAGAAAATCTGGAAATTCCGACGCCCGGCCGCCGATTCCCCGCCCCTTGATTGA
- a CDS encoding SDR family oxidoreductase, whose product MTSVFITGASSGLGRALAWRYARSGARLGLVARRGEALRALADELPGDHHCYAVDVCDRAALHAAAGDFLARSGGRVDVVVASAGISVGTLTEHTEDFEVFKAIVDTNLLATVATFEPFIEPMRQARAGRLVGIASVAGIRGLPGAGAYSASKAAVISYCESLRLELAHAGIRVVTIAPGYIKTAMTAHNPYSMPFLMEADAFAARAQVAIERGVSYTVIPWQMGIVARLMRLLPNTIYDRAARNAPRKPRR is encoded by the coding sequence ATGACCTCTGTTTTCATTACTGGCGCTTCCAGCGGCCTGGGCCGCGCCCTGGCCTGGCGCTACGCCCGCTCGGGCGCGCGGCTGGGGTTGGTGGCGCGCCGCGGCGAAGCGCTGCGCGCCCTGGCCGACGAACTGCCCGGCGACCATCATTGCTATGCCGTGGACGTATGCGACCGCGCCGCCTTGCATGCCGCGGCGGGCGATTTTCTGGCGCGCAGCGGGGGCAGGGTAGACGTGGTAGTGGCCAGCGCCGGCATCAGTGTCGGCACCTTGACCGAGCATACCGAGGATTTCGAGGTGTTCAAGGCCATTGTCGATACGAACCTGCTCGCCACGGTGGCAACGTTCGAGCCGTTCATCGAGCCCATGCGACAGGCGCGCGCCGGCCGGCTGGTGGGCATCGCCAGCGTGGCGGGCATCCGCGGGCTGCCGGGCGCCGGCGCCTACAGCGCATCGAAGGCGGCGGTCATCAGCTATTGCGAAAGCCTGCGGCTGGAATTGGCTCACGCCGGCATCCGGGTGGTTACCATCGCTCCGGGCTATATCAAGACGGCGATGACGGCACATAATCCGTACTCGATGCCGTTCCTGATGGAAGCCGATGCTTTCGCGGCCAGGGCGCAAGTGGCGATCGAACGGGGCGTGTCGTATACCGTGATTCCGTGGCAAATGGGCATCGTGGCGCGCCTGATGCGCTTGCTGCCCAACACGATCTACGACCGGGCGGCCCGCAATGCGCCGCGCAAGCCGCGTCGTTGA
- a CDS encoding ABC transporter substrate-binding protein — protein MPTMRTALAAALLAACAPALAGTVTVITSFPKDLTQAYKSAFEKANPGITLEILNKNTVSGIAYVRETPEGRRPEVFWASAPDAFEVLGREKLLTPAPDALNPEVPAKIGNYPINDPGGLYMGQALAGYGIMYNTRYLKAHKLTPPVEWKDLLAPQWFGHVGMTAPSRSGTMHLTVETILQGEGWADGWHTLLRMAGNSSQMTERSFGVPDGVNNGQFGAGPVIDFFGLSSKYSKFPVEFVYPSETSVVPANIALIAGAKNSEEGKKFIAFTLSAAGQELLLEPKISRLPVLPYKDLAGKIPEGYPDPAEIAKRSKVHFDPELSQTRYYVVQALFDQTITFRLGELQAATKAIYEAEQKLGAKASSGQAAELLAQARKLAWTPLVDTQAAADPEFLKVFTRDKKDASSNKQITQLEGEWSGKAKANYEQAAKLARQAAAL, from the coding sequence ATGCCCACGATGCGCACCGCCCTTGCCGCGGCGCTGCTGGCCGCCTGCGCGCCCGCCCTGGCCGGCACTGTCACAGTGATCACCTCCTTCCCCAAGGATCTGACCCAGGCCTATAAATCGGCCTTCGAGAAAGCCAACCCCGGAATCACGCTGGAGATCCTGAACAAGAACACCGTGTCCGGCATCGCGTATGTGCGCGAAACGCCCGAGGGCCGGCGGCCCGAGGTATTCTGGGCCAGCGCGCCCGACGCCTTCGAGGTGCTGGGCCGCGAAAAACTGCTGACTCCCGCGCCGGATGCCCTCAACCCGGAAGTTCCGGCCAAGATCGGCAACTACCCCATCAACGACCCGGGCGGTCTGTATATGGGCCAGGCGCTGGCGGGCTACGGCATCATGTACAACACGCGCTACCTGAAGGCCCACAAGCTGACGCCGCCAGTGGAATGGAAAGACCTGCTGGCCCCGCAATGGTTCGGCCACGTGGGCATGACGGCGCCGTCGCGCTCGGGCACCATGCACCTGACCGTCGAGACCATTCTGCAGGGTGAAGGCTGGGCCGACGGCTGGCACACGCTGCTGCGCATGGCGGGTAATTCCAGCCAGATGACCGAACGCTCGTTTGGCGTGCCCGACGGCGTGAACAACGGCCAGTTCGGCGCCGGGCCGGTCATCGACTTCTTTGGCCTGTCGAGCAAGTACTCGAAATTCCCGGTCGAATTCGTCTATCCGTCCGAAACCTCGGTGGTACCCGCCAATATTGCCCTGATCGCCGGCGCCAAGAACTCGGAAGAAGGCAAGAAGTTCATCGCCTTCACGCTCAGCGCGGCGGGCCAGGAACTGCTGCTGGAGCCCAAGATCTCGCGCCTGCCGGTGCTGCCGTACAAGGACCTGGCCGGGAAGATTCCCGAAGGCTATCCCGACCCGGCCGAGATCGCCAAGCGCAGCAAAGTGCATTTCGATCCCGAGCTGTCCCAGACGCGCTATTACGTCGTGCAGGCGCTGTTCGACCAGACCATTACGTTCCGCCTGGGCGAACTGCAGGCCGCCACCAAGGCGATCTACGAGGCCGAGCAAAAGCTGGGCGCCAAGGCGTCGTCAGGCCAGGCGGCCGAGCTGCTGGCGCAGGCCCGCAAGCTGGCCTGGACGCCGCTGGTCGATACTCAGGCCGCGGCCGACCCGGAGTTCCTCAAGGTCTTCACGCGCGACAAGAAAGACGCGTCTTCCAACAAGCAGATCACGCAACTGGAAGGCGAATGGAGCGGCAAAGCCAAGGCCAACTACGAGCAGGCGGCCAAGCTGGCCCGCCAAGCCGCGGCACTGTAG